From the Desulfovibrio sp. JC010 genome, one window contains:
- a CDS encoding response regulator codes for MSDLFIFSGLFCQEEAIVKRLIDDIDFKLVTDSDLVADAAALGGMSESAVNKAFSPKTSIFNKFSHEKERAVSWLRLALAKKLAEGQALLVSGMVTQLLSQEISHVLKVCIIDDLTKRMETARNESGISEVEAEKAIQQSDEERTVWVREVAGSNDPWASSLYDMVIPADKTGADESVALIKEQLNNAAVEVTEASKQAVQDFLLAASVETELVSKGHNVTVKAASGNVTLSINKKVLMVERLEKDLREIAEPIEGVKSVEVAFGKDFYEADIYRRMDFELPSRVLLVDDEREFVKTLSERLLLRDLGSAVVYDGESALDVVQDDEPEVMILDLKMPGIDGIEVLRRVKSDRPSIEVIILTGHGSDDDRKTCMDLGAFAYLNKPVDIDVLSKTLKDAYAKARNS; via the coding sequence ATGTCTGATCTGTTTATCTTCAGCGGTCTGTTCTGCCAGGAAGAGGCCATTGTAAAACGTTTGATCGATGATATCGATTTCAAGCTGGTTACCGACAGCGATCTGGTGGCCGATGCCGCCGCTCTCGGCGGGATGAGTGAAAGTGCTGTAAACAAGGCTTTTTCACCCAAGACTTCCATCTTCAATAAATTCAGCCATGAGAAGGAACGCGCCGTATCATGGCTGCGTCTGGCTCTGGCCAAAAAACTTGCTGAAGGTCAGGCTCTGCTTGTCTCCGGTATGGTTACCCAGCTCCTTTCTCAGGAAATCAGCCATGTTCTCAAGGTCTGCATCATTGATGATCTGACCAAGAGAATGGAAACCGCTCGCAACGAGTCCGGTATTTCCGAAGTTGAAGCTGAAAAGGCAATTCAGCAGAGCGATGAAGAGCGTACCGTCTGGGTTCGTGAAGTTGCCGGGAGCAATGATCCCTGGGCTTCCTCCCTCTATGATATGGTCATCCCTGCTGATAAAACCGGGGCGGACGAATCCGTGGCCCTGATCAAGGAACAGCTGAACAACGCCGCAGTAGAAGTTACCGAAGCTTCCAAGCAGGCTGTGCAGGATTTTCTGCTCGCCGCCAGCGTTGAAACTGAGTTGGTTTCCAAAGGACATAACGTTACCGTTAAAGCGGCAAGCGGCAATGTCACCCTCTCCATCAATAAGAAAGTGCTCATGGTCGAGCGTCTTGAAAAAGACCTGCGTGAAATCGCCGAACCCATCGAAGGCGTTAAGAGCGTGGAAGTGGCTTTCGGTAAGGACTTCTATGAAGCGGACATCTACCGCCGCATGGATTTCGAACTGCCTTCCCGTGTGCTGCTGGTTGACGATGAGCGTGAATTCGTTAAAACCCTGTCTGAACGACTCCTGCTGCGCGATCTCGGTTCCGCAGTGGTTTACGACGGTGAATCCGCACTTGACGTGGTACAGGATGACGAGCCCGAAGTAATGATCCTCGACCTCAAGATGCCCGGCATCGACGGTATCGAGGTTCTTCGCCGGGTTAAGTCCGACCGTCCCAGCATCGAAGTCATTATCCTGACCGGTCACGGTTCCGACGACGACCGCAAGACCTGTATGGATCTCGGCGCGTTCGCTTACCTGAACAAGCCTGTGGATATTGATGTGCTCAGTAAAACCCTTAAGGATGCTTACGCCAAGGCGCGTAACTCTTAA
- a CDS encoding SulP family inorganic anion transporter: MLTRIFPFLGWFKKYSGAAFRADIISGLTVALVLIPQSMAYAQLAGMPAYYGLYASLLPPMVAALFGSSRQLATGPVAVVSLMTAASLEPLATAGSEGYIAYALLLALLVGVFQFLLGVLRLGLVVNFLSHPVVNGFTNAAAIIIASSQLSKMFGVYVDKAELHFETIMRVIKGAIHYTHLPTLGMGVLAFAIMVGLKRVNPKIPNVLCAVVITTLLSWATGFNHDTKVDMAHIQDQQAQTTIAEFNKAVTGIENLAIKRTEIAALEDKAKAEKNQIGYYDAEHDIAVVNYQVKLLKHKAHELRFALRSMHFSGVEQTDGSMAFYAQGNVPNGMTDDGRTWRIKVGNKVLDTTSLKMMGGGAVVGTIPSGFPAIAVPTLDFKVILKLFPFAIIISLLGFMEAISIAKAMAAKTGQRLDPNQELIGQGLANMLGACGSAYPASGSFSRSAVNLQAGAVTGLSSVFTSAIVAVTLLFFTPLLYHLPQAVLAAVIMMAVIGLINASGFIHAWKAQKYDGAISIISFIATLAFAPHLDKGIMIGVALSLGVFLYKSMRPRVAALSKGEDEVLRDASIHGLRECDHIAVVRFDGPLFFANASFLEDQITDRIMDMPNLKHIILVCSGINDIDASGEEALSLIVDTVRSGGRDISLSGVNEAVMAVLERTHLLEKIGMDHVYADTEDALCKTHALAHKDGAESDCPLTTYCRISGNA; the protein is encoded by the coding sequence ATGCTTACTAGAATTTTTCCTTTTCTGGGCTGGTTCAAAAAGTACAGCGGCGCGGCTTTCAGAGCGGATATTATTTCCGGTCTGACCGTTGCACTGGTACTTATTCCCCAGTCCATGGCGTATGCGCAGCTGGCGGGCATGCCTGCTTACTACGGTCTTTACGCCTCACTGCTTCCGCCCATGGTAGCGGCACTGTTCGGCTCCAGCCGCCAGCTGGCTACCGGGCCCGTTGCTGTTGTATCCCTTATGACCGCAGCTTCCCTTGAACCTCTGGCAACCGCAGGCAGTGAAGGCTATATCGCCTACGCACTGCTGCTGGCCCTGCTGGTCGGTGTTTTCCAGTTCCTGCTCGGCGTTCTGCGCCTCGGACTGGTTGTTAACTTCCTTTCCCACCCGGTTGTTAACGGCTTCACCAACGCAGCGGCTATCATCATCGCTTCTTCCCAGCTTTCAAAGATGTTCGGCGTCTATGTGGACAAAGCCGAGCTGCATTTTGAAACCATCATGAGGGTTATCAAGGGCGCGATCCACTATACCCATCTACCCACACTGGGTATGGGGGTACTGGCCTTTGCCATTATGGTCGGGCTTAAACGGGTCAACCCCAAGATTCCCAACGTGCTTTGCGCGGTTGTAATTACCACCCTGCTTTCATGGGCCACCGGCTTCAACCATGATACCAAGGTCGATATGGCTCACATTCAGGATCAGCAGGCTCAGACCACGATCGCTGAATTCAACAAAGCCGTCACCGGTATTGAGAATCTGGCAATCAAGCGTACTGAAATTGCTGCTCTTGAAGATAAGGCCAAGGCAGAAAAGAACCAGATCGGCTACTACGATGCCGAACACGATATCGCTGTGGTCAACTATCAGGTCAAGCTGCTCAAACATAAGGCTCACGAGCTTCGCTTTGCCCTTCGCTCCATGCATTTCAGCGGAGTAGAGCAGACTGACGGTTCCATGGCTTTCTATGCGCAGGGTAATGTGCCCAACGGCATGACTGACGATGGTCGCACCTGGCGTATTAAAGTCGGCAACAAAGTGCTCGACACCACCTCCCTGAAAATGATGGGCGGCGGCGCGGTTGTCGGAACCATTCCTTCCGGTTTCCCCGCTATCGCTGTTCCCACCCTCGACTTCAAAGTTATCCTCAAGCTCTTTCCCTTTGCGATTATCATTTCCCTGCTCGGTTTCATGGAAGCGATCTCCATTGCAAAGGCCATGGCTGCAAAAACCGGCCAGAGACTTGACCCCAACCAGGAACTTATCGGTCAGGGCCTTGCAAACATGCTCGGTGCCTGCGGTTCCGCATACCCCGCTTCCGGTTCATTCTCCCGTTCCGCAGTCAACCTGCAGGCCGGTGCTGTAACCGGACTTTCCAGTGTTTTTACTTCCGCCATTGTGGCTGTAACCTTGCTGTTCTTCACTCCGCTGCTCTACCATCTGCCGCAGGCTGTTCTGGCTGCTGTTATCATGATGGCTGTTATCGGGCTGATCAACGCATCCGGTTTCATCCACGCATGGAAGGCCCAGAAATATGACGGAGCTATCTCAATTATCTCATTTATTGCAACTCTGGCCTTTGCACCGCACCTTGATAAGGGTATCATGATCGGTGTGGCCCTTTCGCTTGGCGTATTCCTCTACAAGAGCATGCGTCCCCGTGTTGCTGCCCTGTCCAAGGGTGAAGATGAAGTCCTGCGCGACGCCAGCATCCACGGCCTGCGCGAATGCGACCACATCGCGGTTGTCCGTTTTGACGGTCCCCTGTTCTTCGCAAACGCAAGTTTCCTCGAAGACCAGATCACCGACCGCATCATGGACATGCCCAACCTGAAACACATTATTCTGGTCTGCAGCGGTATCAACGACATTGACGCATCCGGCGAGGAAGCACTCTCCCTGATCGTGGATACCGTAAGAAGCGGTGGCCGTGACATCTCCCTTTCCGGTGTGAATGAGGCGGTAATGGCTGTGCTTGAACGCACCCACCTGCTCGAAAAGATCGGAATGGATCATGTTTATGCCGATACTGAGGACGCTCTCTGCAAGACTCACGCTCTGGCCCACAAGGATGGTGCCGAGTCTGATTGCCCGCTCACAACTTACTGCCGTATCAGCGGTAACGCTTAG
- a CDS encoding TetR/AcrR family transcriptional regulator, producing the protein MTKMSKKKAAILEAATILFANKGFADTSMQELSKMTGAAEGTIFYHFKNKEHLLLTILEATKDRILEEFEAHMEHHEPGTGIEEMEEVVAFYLLLAGRMEYQFLLLHRHFLYQFAESRPEFRENLVAIYNCLVILFEQAIQKGLDDGSIGEVNPRKTALIIFTMVDGLVRFKNFNLYDAGALFNELIESIRRMLKPN; encoded by the coding sequence ATGACCAAGATGTCCAAAAAGAAGGCGGCAATACTGGAGGCTGCCACCATCCTTTTCGCCAATAAAGGATTTGCAGACACTTCCATGCAGGAATTGTCCAAGATGACCGGAGCGGCGGAGGGGACCATCTTTTATCACTTCAAGAACAAGGAGCACCTTTTGCTGACCATCCTTGAGGCAACCAAGGATCGTATACTGGAGGAGTTCGAGGCCCACATGGAGCATCATGAGCCGGGTACCGGGATTGAAGAGATGGAAGAGGTGGTTGCGTTTTACCTCCTTCTGGCCGGACGCATGGAGTATCAGTTTCTTCTTCTGCACCGACATTTCCTGTATCAGTTCGCCGAAAGCCGACCTGAATTCCGGGAAAACCTCGTGGCTATCTATAATTGCCTGGTCATTCTCTTTGAGCAGGCTATCCAAAAGGGGTTGGATGATGGCTCCATCGGCGAGGTCAATCCTCGGAAGACTGCACTCATCATATTCACGATGGTCGATGGTTTAGTGAGATTCAAGAACTTTAATCTCTACGATGCGGGAGCTCTGTTCAATGAGTTGATCGAGTCAATCCGCAGGATGTTGAAACCTAACTAG
- a CDS encoding alanine--glyoxylate aminotransferase family protein, translating to MIGDDFAELQLFITGPILLREEVRKAGLLPEFGHRDAENPKRFEPIMRNLKAIAGDPDGYTPVIFNGSGTNVLEASIRSLVADSDKVLNVSVGAFGDLYHKLAVLNGKNAVQLKFPYGSAIDLEKLEEALKGHKPNLVTFTHNETSTGVINDVVAICEMIRAHGAQPIIDAVSIFGGALTLINECKPLMYCTSTQKSLGLPAGYGIGFVSEEALAKAETVSNRGYTTDIIAQFGKAKINQTLTTPNGTLANQMCVQLDYIVNDETVAGRFKRHEDMRTIAHKWAETMDGYELFAQEGHRSPSLTTFKTPSHMSIDKLKEVKELMRGHGYLFDPGYGKINKELEEQGESPIFRVGHMADIQPEMLEEYLRVLGGVLKGFK from the coding sequence ATGATCGGTGACGATTTTGCAGAACTTCAACTTTTTATCACCGGCCCCATCCTTCTGCGCGAGGAAGTGCGTAAGGCCGGGCTTCTTCCTGAATTCGGGCACCGGGATGCTGAGAATCCCAAGCGGTTCGAACCGATTATGCGCAATCTAAAGGCTATTGCCGGAGATCCTGACGGGTATACCCCGGTCATTTTTAATGGTTCCGGCACCAATGTGCTTGAAGCCTCAATTCGCTCCCTTGTTGCGGATTCCGATAAGGTGCTCAATGTTTCCGTGGGCGCATTCGGTGATCTTTACCACAAGCTAGCGGTTCTCAACGGCAAGAATGCGGTACAGCTGAAATTTCCTTACGGAAGTGCTATCGATCTGGAAAAACTGGAGGAAGCACTCAAGGGACACAAGCCTAATCTGGTAACTTTCACCCATAATGAGACTTCCACCGGGGTCATCAATGATGTGGTTGCGATTTGCGAAATGATCCGCGCCCATGGTGCCCAGCCGATCATTGATGCGGTTTCCATTTTCGGCGGTGCACTTACATTAATAAATGAGTGTAAACCGCTCATGTACTGCACATCTACGCAGAAATCATTGGGGCTGCCTGCCGGGTACGGTATAGGTTTTGTCAGCGAGGAGGCTTTGGCTAAAGCTGAGACTGTTAGCAATCGTGGCTACACCACCGACATCATTGCCCAGTTCGGCAAGGCTAAAATCAACCAGACCCTGACCACGCCCAACGGAACCCTCGCCAACCAGATGTGCGTGCAGCTTGACTATATAGTTAATGATGAGACCGTGGCGGGGCGTTTTAAACGTCACGAGGATATGCGTACTATCGCTCATAAATGGGCCGAAACCATGGACGGCTATGAACTCTTTGCGCAGGAAGGTCACCGCTCCCCCAGCCTGACCACCTTCAAGACACCCTCGCACATGAGCATCGATAAGCTCAAGGAAGTGAAAGAACTCATGCGCGGCCACGGTTACCTTTTTGATCCCGGTTACGGCAAGATCAACAAGGAACTCGAAGAGCAGGGCGAATCCCCCATTTTCCGTGTAGGTCATATGGCCGACATCCAGCCGGAGATGCTGGAAGAGTACCTCAGGGTGCTTGGCGGGGTGCTGAAAGGGTTTAAATAG
- a CDS encoding FAD-binding and (Fe-S)-binding domain-containing protein translates to MPQLGPHISIPAEALLQRVLGLDPFEFKGWPEDVRTLAESIAAELFLVRYNPFIDPELVRKSVSRTLTLARPTLSGEYPQRLTRSVENFWLKQDADKEFKDRFIEKMKEILPEHCIGLDPHTVVQSATDATDLRIELPIAVLFPEDTEQVRAIVRLANEMQFGLIPRGGGTGATGGAIPALDRTAVLSLARFKKILSVDTDSMTLCAQAGVITLDAIKAADKKGVLFTVDPASKAGSSLGGNISENSGGPFAFEYGCTIDNIISYKMVMPKGELIEVRRKGHPGHKIFADENATFEIYDSKDRLIDTIELTAEEIRTKGLGKDVTNKYLGGLPGVQKEGVDGIITECCFALYPKQANSRVLCLEFFGRSMRDAMLVIKDVVALRDTIRDEGDLVKISALEEFGPKYVQAIKYVKKSEKYEGDPISVLILQLDSQDEAALQSAVDTIISIAQPYDNVDIFAARDEKEAELFWEDRHKLSAIAKRTSGFKVNEDIVIPLEVIPDFSDFLEDLNLIYLAKIYRRSLLSIKELHGFPIEEPKVELALERTTNILKGKITGKDMSDQELEGQVHYLFQELRDEFPKLDSRINKILKKLKEQRIIIANHMHAGDGNCHVNIPVNSNDPEMLHSAHEAVDDVFKKVLELKGEVSGEHGIGITKIDYLSEEKIEAIKAYKLKVDPLNILNPGKLTRRNLPSPAYTFSFNRLINDLNKTAIKDKEHLMELLQNIQTCTRCGKCKQVCPMYFPEQGLMYHPRNKNIALGALIEAIYYSQVQRGEPSPHLMTKLRKIMEHCTACGRCTSVCPIKIDSAGAALQIRSFLEYKGTGGHPIKNAVLGFVAKDPQSRLPKAAKFLSLSAGLQSKAIGLVPGHWRRRIESPMISSKTPPMDFKNLSETIQLDKGSMFLQNTPAPDSVYYFPGCGASLFSKDIGMATLYLLLKSGVNVAMPAKHLCCGYPLLASGCVEAYNTNRHRNISDIQYRIAKASIAGMKVSTLITACGTCRESLESYEFRELGYELKRSDAVQYLLLNPGNLNFNTLSGAQEVIYHASCHTEWTDVKKNKAPEMYRKAVADMIGSEVTLSPGCCGESGLGSVTSPEIYNKLRDRKGGQLKADLQGHDKTTPVLVGCPSCKVGIKRNMQNLKKQNRVLHTVEYLAELIGGPKWRKDFKKELERAVRQDELVLI, encoded by the coding sequence ATGCCTCAGTTAGGTCCCCATATTTCCATTCCCGCCGAAGCCCTGCTGCAACGGGTACTCGGCCTTGATCCCTTTGAATTTAAAGGCTGGCCCGAAGATGTTCGCACCCTTGCGGAATCCATTGCGGCAGAGCTTTTCCTTGTGCGTTACAACCCGTTCATCGATCCCGAACTGGTCCGTAAATCAGTATCGCGCACCCTGACCCTTGCCCGCCCTACCCTTTCCGGCGAATATCCGCAGCGTTTGACCCGCTCCGTGGAAAATTTCTGGCTCAAACAGGATGCGGACAAGGAATTCAAGGATCGCTTTATCGAAAAGATGAAAGAGATCCTGCCCGAGCACTGTATCGGACTTGATCCGCACACTGTGGTACAGTCCGCAACCGACGCTACCGACCTGCGTATCGAACTGCCCATCGCGGTGCTCTTTCCTGAAGATACCGAACAGGTCCGGGCCATCGTGCGCCTTGCCAATGAAATGCAGTTCGGCCTGATCCCGCGCGGCGGCGGAACCGGAGCAACCGGGGGCGCAATCCCGGCCCTTGACCGCACTGCCGTGCTTTCCCTTGCCCGCTTCAAGAAAATCCTCAGCGTGGATACCGACTCCATGACCCTCTGCGCACAGGCCGGGGTCATCACCCTTGACGCCATCAAGGCTGCGGACAAAAAAGGCGTGCTCTTCACCGTAGACCCGGCTTCCAAGGCCGGATCTTCACTGGGCGGCAATATCTCCGAAAACTCCGGCGGTCCTTTTGCTTTTGAATACGGCTGCACCATCGACAACATCATCAGCTACAAGATGGTCATGCCCAAGGGCGAACTCATTGAAGTGCGCCGCAAAGGACATCCCGGACACAAGATTTTTGCCGATGAGAACGCGACCTTTGAAATCTATGATTCCAAAGACCGTTTGATCGATACCATCGAGCTCACAGCCGAAGAAATCCGCACCAAGGGACTCGGCAAAGATGTCACCAACAAATATCTCGGCGGACTGCCCGGCGTACAGAAGGAAGGGGTCGACGGCATCATCACTGAATGCTGTTTCGCCCTTTACCCCAAGCAGGCCAATTCCCGTGTGCTCTGTCTTGAGTTCTTCGGACGTTCCATGCGCGACGCCATGCTGGTCATCAAGGATGTCGTTGCCCTGCGCGATACCATCCGCGATGAAGGCGACCTTGTAAAAATATCCGCGCTGGAAGAATTCGGACCCAAATACGTACAGGCCATCAAGTATGTAAAAAAATCCGAAAAATACGAAGGCGACCCCATTTCCGTACTCATCCTGCAGCTCGACTCGCAGGATGAGGCCGCATTGCAGAGCGCGGTGGACACCATCATTTCCATTGCCCAGCCCTACGACAATGTGGATATTTTCGCAGCCCGCGATGAAAAAGAAGCAGAGCTCTTCTGGGAAGACCGCCACAAACTTTCCGCAATCGCGAAACGCACTTCCGGCTTCAAGGTCAACGAAGATATCGTTATCCCCCTTGAAGTAATCCCGGACTTCTCAGACTTCCTTGAAGACCTGAACCTGATCTACCTTGCAAAAATCTACCGCCGCTCCCTGCTCTCCATCAAGGAATTGCATGGTTTCCCCATTGAGGAACCAAAAGTTGAACTGGCCCTTGAGCGGACCACCAACATCCTCAAAGGCAAGATTACCGGCAAGGACATGAGTGATCAGGAACTGGAAGGACAGGTCCACTATCTCTTTCAGGAACTGCGCGATGAATTCCCCAAGCTGGATTCCAGGATCAACAAGATTCTCAAAAAGCTCAAGGAACAGCGCATCATCATCGCCAACCACATGCATGCCGGTGACGGCAACTGCCATGTAAACATCCCGGTCAACTCCAACGACCCGGAAATGCTGCACAGTGCTCACGAAGCAGTGGACGATGTATTCAAGAAAGTTCTTGAACTCAAAGGCGAAGTCTCCGGCGAGCACGGTATCGGCATCACCAAGATCGATTACCTTTCCGAGGAAAAAATCGAGGCCATCAAAGCATACAAGCTCAAAGTGGACCCGCTGAACATCCTCAACCCCGGCAAGCTGACCCGCAGGAATCTTCCTTCTCCCGCCTACACATTCTCGTTCAACAGGCTTATCAACGACCTGAACAAGACTGCCATTAAGGATAAGGAACATCTGATGGAGCTGCTCCAGAACATCCAGACCTGCACCCGTTGCGGTAAATGCAAGCAGGTCTGCCCCATGTATTTCCCGGAGCAGGGACTCATGTACCACCCGCGCAATAAGAACATTGCGCTCGGCGCGCTCATCGAGGCCATCTACTATTCACAGGTCCAGCGCGGTGAACCTTCTCCGCACCTGATGACCAAGCTGCGCAAGATCATGGAGCACTGCACCGCCTGCGGACGCTGTACTTCAGTATGCCCCATCAAGATCGACTCCGCCGGAGCCGCTCTGCAGATCCGCTCTTTCCTTGAATACAAGGGAACCGGAGGGCATCCCATCAAAAACGCCGTGCTCGGTTTTGTAGCCAAGGACCCGCAAAGCAGGCTGCCCAAAGCCGCCAAGTTCCTGTCCCTGTCCGCAGGGCTGCAATCAAAGGCCATTGGGCTTGTTCCCGGCCACTGGCGCAGGCGCATTGAATCGCCCATGATTTCCAGCAAGACTCCGCCCATGGACTTCAAGAACCTTTCCGAGACCATCCAGCTCGATAAGGGTTCCATGTTCCTGCAGAACACCCCGGCACCGGACAGTGTTTACTACTTCCCCGGTTGCGGCGCATCCCTGTTCTCCAAGGACATCGGTATGGCGACCCTGTATCTGCTGCTCAAATCCGGCGTGAACGTTGCTATGCCCGCCAAGCATCTCTGCTGCGGCTACCCGCTGCTGGCCAGCGGTTGCGTTGAGGCATACAACACCAACCGCCACCGCAATATCAGCGATATTCAGTATCGCATCGCCAAGGCTTCCATCGCGGGCATGAAGGTTTCCACTCTCATCACCGCCTGCGGAACCTGCCGCGAATCCCTTGAGTCCTACGAATTCAGAGAACTGGGCTACGAACTCAAGCGCAGTGATGCCGTGCAATATCTGCTGCTGAATCCCGGCAATCTCAATTTCAACACCCTGAGCGGTGCGCAGGAAGTTATTTACCATGCCTCCTGCCATACCGAATGGACAGACGTGAAAAAGAACAAAGCCCCGGAAATGTACCGCAAAGCTGTTGCAGATATGATCGGTTCCGAGGTAACACTCTCCCCCGGCTGCTGCGGTGAATCCGGTCTCGGTTCCGTCACCAGCCCTGAAATCTACAACAAGCTGCGCGACCGCAAAGGCGGACAGCTCAAGGCCGATCTTCAGGGACACGACAAGACCACTCCGGTACTGGTCGGCTGCCCGTCCTGCAAAGTGGGTATCAAACGCAACATGCAGAATCTCAAGAAACAGAACCGCGTACTCCACACCGTGGAATACCTCGCGGAACTCATCGGCGGACCCAAATGGCGCAAAGATTTCAAAAAAGAACTCGAACGCGCTGTCCGTCAGGATGAACTTGTTTTGATATAA
- the ruvX gene encoding Holliday junction resolvase RuvX: protein MKALGIDFGTKRVGLAITDPDKVFAFPYKVMERTTRDAMFSELLEIIENEKVGDIVIGLPLSLDGEDTLTTRQVRNFAASLERRVDLPIHLVDERLSSIAAEDEMKEAGLWDRKRKKNLDSQAAKIILETWLARA, encoded by the coding sequence ATGAAAGCTCTCGGTATTGACTTCGGGACTAAGCGTGTTGGGTTAGCCATTACTGATCCGGATAAAGTTTTCGCTTTTCCGTACAAAGTAATGGAACGCACCACCCGCGACGCCATGTTCTCGGAGTTGCTTGAAATTATAGAAAATGAGAAGGTCGGTGACATCGTCATCGGCCTTCCCTTATCTCTGGACGGGGAAGATACTTTGACCACCCGGCAGGTGCGTAATTTTGCGGCCTCGCTGGAGCGCAGGGTAGACCTGCCCATCCATCTTGTTGATGAAAGACTAAGCTCAATTGCAGCTGAAGATGAAATGAAGGAGGCCGGACTTTGGGACCGGAAAAGAAAGAAGAATCTGGACAGTCAGGCAGCGAAAATAATTCTGGAAACGTGGCTCGCCCGAGCATAG
- the mltG gene encoding endolytic transglycosylase MltG: MGPEKKEESGQSGSENNSGNVARPSIVLRYVMPTIAFGCMALMLVAGWFLYRNWTFLNVPPELEGREILFTVEPGQPLWTVASDLAKAGLITDVKQFREYAQAQDMASKVRAGEFRLYSNMTAPQVLETITSSSGIMHKFSVREGLTWWATADKADKSGLTDYALFKQAVSDPALLAKYKIPAKNAEGYLFPETYLLTRPKNETGKVMVETMLKEFRKAANKAWDGKLPSPKEIHDTVILASLVEKETGDVSERRTIAGVFANRLEKGYLLQCDPTIIYGLGETFDGNLRKKHLTDKSNPYNSYQHRGLPPGPICSPGLDSLRAAITPEKHSYLYFVAKGDGSHYFSKSLKEHNAAVKKYQLRRNRKTYRSYN, encoded by the coding sequence TTGGGACCGGAAAAGAAAGAAGAATCTGGACAGTCAGGCAGCGAAAATAATTCTGGAAACGTGGCTCGCCCGAGCATAGTCCTGCGCTATGTCATGCCGACCATCGCCTTCGGGTGCATGGCTCTCATGCTGGTGGCAGGATGGTTCCTGTACCGCAACTGGACCTTCCTTAACGTTCCCCCGGAACTGGAAGGGCGCGAGATTCTTTTTACCGTTGAACCGGGCCAGCCCCTGTGGACCGTAGCTTCCGACCTTGCCAAGGCCGGGCTGATCACCGACGTTAAGCAGTTCCGCGAATACGCACAGGCACAGGACATGGCATCAAAAGTGCGGGCCGGAGAATTCAGGCTCTACTCCAACATGACCGCCCCGCAGGTGCTTGAGACCATCACTTCCTCATCCGGCATCATGCATAAGTTTTCCGTGCGTGAGGGACTCACATGGTGGGCCACAGCTGATAAAGCGGACAAATCCGGGCTGACCGACTACGCATTATTCAAGCAGGCGGTATCCGATCCGGCCCTGCTGGCAAAATATAAAATCCCGGCCAAGAATGCCGAAGGGTATCTTTTCCCGGAAACATATCTGCTGACCCGGCCCAAGAATGAGACCGGAAAAGTCATGGTAGAAACCATGCTCAAAGAATTCCGCAAGGCTGCAAACAAGGCTTGGGACGGTAAACTCCCTTCTCCAAAAGAAATCCATGATACCGTAATCCTTGCTTCTCTCGTGGAAAAAGAAACCGGGGATGTAAGCGAGCGGCGCACCATTGCCGGGGTATTCGCCAACCGCCTTGAAAAAGGCTACCTGCTGCAATGCGACCCGACCATCATCTACGGTCTGGGCGAGACCTTTGACGGCAACCTGCGCAAAAAACACCTGACCGACAAATCCAACCCCTACAATTCCTACCAGCACCGGGGATTACCCCCCGGCCCCATCTGCTCACCGGGCCTCGACTCGCTAAGGGCTGCCATCACCCCGGAAAAGCACAGCTACCTCTATTTCGTAGCCAAGGGCGACGGCTCACACTATTTCAGTAAGTCGCTGAAGGAGCATAATGCTGCTGTGAAGAAGTATCAGCTGCGGCGGAATCGGAAGACGTATCGGTCGTATAATTAG
- a CDS encoding response regulator, translated as MSKILVIDDEKATLSMFQMLLKAYGHEVLTAENGEAGISLFDTEKPDLVMTDIKMPGMDGLQVLGKIKSISPDSEVIVITGHGDMELAIKALNLDATDFLNKPVKREELEKALKLSADRIEFARSRQKDIVLTLEDDLAVINVSGNLTSKSEGLLLDVFDEALATAKGNFLLVFEEKSSINGAAMDSLFKLVEKARTRGCGIHIAGLSENFRSVLDSMGITQMASLYETEAEARGSL; from the coding sequence GTGAGCAAAATTCTTGTAATTGATGATGAAAAAGCGACCTTGAGCATGTTCCAGATGCTGCTGAAAGCATACGGACACGAGGTGCTGACAGCAGAGAACGGCGAAGCCGGGATCAGCCTTTTTGATACGGAAAAACCCGATCTGGTCATGACCGATATTAAGATGCCCGGCATGGACGGACTTCAGGTGCTTGGAAAAATTAAGTCCATTTCTCCGGATTCCGAGGTGATCGTCATCACCGGACACGGTGACATGGAGCTTGCCATCAAGGCTCTCAACCTCGATGCCACCGACTTCCTCAATAAGCCGGTCAAGCGCGAGGAGCTTGAAAAAGCCCTCAAACTTTCCGCGGACAGGATTGAATTTGCCCGCAGCAGGCAGAAGGATATCGTCCTGACCCTTGAAGATGACCTCGCGGTGATCAATGTCAGCGGTAACCTGACTTCCAAGTCAGAAGGATTATTGCTGGACGTTTTTGACGAGGCCCTAGCCACAGCCAAGGGTAATTTCCTGCTTGTCTTCGAAGAAAAATCCTCCATCAACGGTGCAGCCATGGATTCTCTCTTCAAGCTGGTGGAAAAGGCCCGTACCCGCGGCTGCGGCATCCACATCGCCGGGCTGTCCGAGAATTTCCGCTCCGTGCTCGATTCCATGGGCATCACCCAGATGGCTTCGCTGTATGAGACTGAAGCGGAGGCGCGGGGGAGTCTATAA